The Campylobacter concisus genome has a window encoding:
- the tatB gene encoding Sec-independent protein translocase protein TatB → MFGMSFSEILVIAVIAVLVLGPDKLPSAMVQIAKFLKMFKKGINDAKSTFDQEMKIAELKEDAQKYKESITQSAQSVRKKLTFEELDEIKKSASDITGSIQNVVSDTKKTVENIKNPTNLVKDAILNDKKEA, encoded by the coding sequence ATGTTTGGAATGAGTTTTTCTGAGATCTTGGTCATCGCCGTGATCGCCGTGCTAGTTTTGGGCCCTGACAAGCTGCCAAGCGCTATGGTGCAGATCGCCAAATTTCTAAAGATGTTTAAAAAGGGCATAAACGACGCAAAATCAACATTTGATCAAGAGATGAAGATAGCCGAGCTTAAAGAAGACGCTCAAAAATACAAAGAGAGCATAACTCAAAGTGCGCAAAGCGTGCGAAAAAAGCTCACTTTTGAAGAGCTTGACGAGATCAAGAAAAGCGCAAGTGACATTACTGGCAGCATACAAAACGTCGTAAGCGACACCAAAAAAACGGTAGAAAATATAAAAAATCCAACAAATTTAGTTAAAGATGCGATCTTAAACGATAAAAAAGAGGCGTAA
- the ruvX gene encoding Holliday junction resolvase RuvX — MREKFMAIDVGLKRIGLAFGFGEVVTPLEPVLRKNRNQAARDVSQKVNEYAPNTLVVGVPIGGSSEDEMRRRIEHFVSLLDVQANIVYQDETFSSSEASEIYTSTKRDGRLDSVSATIILKRYLEIN, encoded by the coding sequence ATGAGAGAGAAATTTATGGCGATCGATGTTGGACTAAAGCGCATAGGGCTTGCTTTTGGCTTTGGCGAGGTCGTGACGCCCCTTGAGCCAGTTCTTAGAAAAAATAGAAATCAAGCCGCAAGAGATGTAAGCCAAAAAGTAAATGAATACGCTCCAAACACGCTAGTAGTGGGCGTGCCAATCGGCGGTAGTAGCGAGGATGAGATGAGAAGGCGCATAGAGCACTTTGTCTCGCTTCTTGATGTGCAGGCTAATATCGTCTATCAAGATGAGACCTTTAGCAGCAGCGAGGCAAGTGAAATTTATACAAGCACAAAGCGAGATGGCAGGCTTGATAGCGTCTCAGCGACTATCATCTTAAAGAGATATCTTGAAATAAATTAA
- the tatC gene encoding twin-arginine translocase subunit TatC produces MFEELRPHLIELRKRLFISIVSVFVCFGICFTFWNPLLAWMSEPLKQVLPAGSNIIFTQIQEPFFTAMKVAFFAGLVLALPIIFWQFWLFVAPGLYDNEKKYVIPFVLSASFMFACGAAFCYYVVIPLGFTFLVNFGGQLFTALPSIGEYVGFFTKLLIGFGISFELPVITFFLAKIGLVDDKMLKDYFRYAVVVIFIFAAIVTPPDVISQILMALPLIGLYGISIIVAKRAGKSDDDEEDSDTNSDADDE; encoded by the coding sequence ATGTTTGAAGAGCTAAGACCCCATTTGATCGAACTTAGAAAGAGGCTTTTTATAAGCATAGTAAGCGTTTTTGTCTGTTTTGGCATCTGTTTTACATTTTGGAATCCACTGCTTGCATGGATGAGCGAGCCGCTAAAACAGGTCTTGCCAGCTGGCTCAAATATCATCTTTACGCAAATTCAAGAGCCATTTTTCACTGCGATGAAGGTCGCTTTTTTTGCTGGTTTGGTGCTTGCTTTGCCTATCATTTTTTGGCAGTTTTGGCTATTTGTCGCACCTGGACTTTATGATAATGAAAAAAAATATGTGATCCCATTTGTCCTCTCTGCTTCATTTATGTTTGCGTGCGGGGCGGCGTTTTGCTACTACGTGGTCATCCCGCTTGGCTTTACATTTTTGGTAAATTTTGGCGGTCAGCTCTTTACGGCGCTGCCAAGCATAGGCGAGTACGTGGGCTTTTTTACAAAACTACTAATCGGCTTTGGAATTTCATTTGAGCTGCCAGTCATTACATTTTTCTTAGCAAAGATCGGCCTTGTCGATGACAAGATGCTAAAAGACTACTTCAGATACGCAGTAGTCGTCATCTTCATCTTCGCAGCCATCGTCACACCGCCAGATGTTATAAGTCAAATTTTAATGGCACTGCCACTCATCGGACTTTATGGAATTTCTATCATCGTAGCCAAAAGAGCTGGCAAAAGCGACGATGATGAAGAAGATAGCGACACAAACAGCGACGCAGACGATGAGTGA
- the holA gene encoding DNA polymerase III subunit delta, giving the protein MYRKDLELNLANANLSNYFLLFGADEFQIELFGKEILSFYASEDANLLSLYFDEYNYAQASSHLSEQSLFGGKNILYVKSDKKIPAKELKELISLCSKSHDNYFLFELYEADMKLVFDTQKAFGTNFARFFKPSNPDEAINLLAKSSAKIGLNITKNALYELYFTHNENLYLAASELTKLKSLNTHIEQDDVKRLVFGLGGINFDDFFNKFMALKDIKNDFFTYLEDPNFNEILLLNSLYKAFFRLFKIYSYIKINGRLNLDEAIGYQPPVNVANLLKANSLKLSLNAYLEIFKTLNLAELELKTNTKMDKEIFVLSTILNLQHLISTANIK; this is encoded by the coding sequence ATGTATAGAAAAGATTTGGAGCTAAATTTAGCAAATGCAAATTTAAGCAACTACTTCTTGCTTTTTGGCGCAGATGAGTTTCAGATAGAGCTTTTTGGCAAGGAAATTTTGAGCTTTTATGCAAGTGAAGATGCAAATTTATTAAGCCTTTATTTTGACGAGTACAACTACGCTCAAGCAAGCTCTCACCTAAGCGAGCAGTCGCTTTTTGGCGGCAAAAATATCCTCTATGTAAAAAGCGACAAAAAGATCCCAGCAAAAGAGCTAAAAGAGCTCATCTCGCTTTGCTCAAAAAGCCATGACAACTACTTTTTATTTGAGCTTTATGAGGCCGATATGAAGCTAGTTTTTGATACGCAAAAGGCTTTTGGGACAAATTTTGCTAGATTTTTCAAGCCCTCAAACCCAGATGAAGCTATAAATTTACTAGCCAAAAGCTCGGCTAAAATAGGCCTAAACATAACCAAAAACGCACTTTATGAACTTTACTTTACGCATAATGAAAATTTATATCTCGCAGCAAGCGAGCTAACAAAACTAAAGAGCCTAAACACCCACATCGAACAAGACGATGTAAAAAGGCTAGTTTTTGGACTTGGCGGGATAAATTTTGATGATTTTTTTAACAAATTTATGGCTCTAAAGGATATAAAAAACGACTTTTTTACCTATCTAGAAGATCCAAATTTTAATGAAATTTTACTTCTAAACTCACTTTACAAAGCATTTTTTAGGCTATTTAAAATTTACTCTTACATTAAGATAAATGGCCGATTAAATTTAGATGAGGCAATTGGTTATCAACCACCTGTAAATGTGGCAAATTTACTAAAAGCAAATAGCTTAAAGCTAAGTTTAAATGCCTATTTAGAGATATTTAAAACGCTAAATTTAGCCGAGCTAGAGCTAAAAACAAATACAAAAATGGATAAAGAAATTTTCGTTTTATCAACCATTTTAAACCTCCAACATCTAATATCAACAGCAAATATTAAGTAA
- the hemW gene encoding radical SAM family heme chaperone HemW produces MQVYIHVPFCESKCPYCAFGSSDDEFKKVSAYFKALCLDLNFQLKSQNVKEISTIFFGGGTPSAVNGKFYDEIFSILAPLCTPKTEITFEANPNSANLAWLKHVKNLGANRISFGAQSFFEDKLKFLGRIHSKEQIFKAVENAYAAGFKNINLDLIYDTKFDTKKRLLAEVENLKSLAITHLSAYSLTLEENTPFAGKKSYKKDSDTLAKFMIGQTQRAGFRQYEISNFGEICRHNLGYWQGKNYLGVGAFSVGFVDDTRYYAKSSIDAYITQPTHREREILSQSELVREHIFLGLRSIVGVEAGRLNEAQKKRANLLVENEKLLFKNGKFYNPNFLLSDEIALFIEG; encoded by the coding sequence TTGCAAGTTTATATCCACGTGCCATTTTGCGAGAGCAAGTGTCCTTACTGTGCCTTTGGCTCAAGCGATGACGAGTTTAAGAAGGTTAGCGCATATTTTAAAGCGCTTTGCCTTGATCTAAATTTTCAGCTAAAAAGCCAAAATGTAAAAGAAATTTCAACCATATTTTTTGGTGGCGGCACACCAAGCGCGGTAAATGGCAAATTTTATGATGAAATTTTTAGCATTTTAGCTCCACTTTGCACGCCTAAAACTGAGATCACATTTGAGGCAAATCCAAATTCTGCAAATTTAGCTTGGCTAAAGCATGTAAAAAATTTAGGCGCAAACCGCATAAGCTTTGGCGCGCAAAGCTTTTTTGAAGATAAGCTTAAATTTCTAGGGCGCATCCACAGCAAGGAGCAAATTTTTAAAGCAGTTGAAAATGCCTATGCAGCTGGCTTTAAAAATATAAATTTAGACCTCATCTATGACACTAAATTTGATACCAAAAAGCGCCTTTTGGCTGAGGTTGAAAATTTAAAAAGCCTTGCTATCACGCATCTAAGCGCCTACTCGCTCACACTTGAAGAAAACACCCCATTTGCTGGCAAAAAAAGCTATAAAAAGGATAGCGACACTTTGGCTAAATTTATGATAGGGCAGACCCAGAGGGCTGGCTTTAGGCAGTATGAAATTTCAAATTTTGGAGAAATTTGCAGGCACAATCTTGGCTACTGGCAGGGCAAAAACTACCTTGGCGTGGGGGCTTTTAGCGTGGGCTTTGTGGATGACACCAGATACTACGCAAAAAGTAGCATAGACGCCTATATCACGCAGCCAACGCATAGAGAAAGAGAGATTTTAAGCCAAAGCGAGCTAGTAAGAGAGCATATATTTTTAGGGCTTAGAAGCATTGTGGGCGTGGAGGCTGGGCGCTTAAATGAGGCTCAGAAAAAAAGGGCAAATTTACTTGTAGAAAATGAAAAACTGCTCTTTAAAAATGGCAAATTTTACAACCCAAATTTCTTGTTAAGCGACGAGATCGCACTCTTTATCGAGGGCTAA
- a CDS encoding HDOD domain-containing protein: protein MNESVFKKIKALPPLDDTIIQIQRLHADENSSINDLTKVVEKDPMLTANILRSANSPLYGFSQEITTIARAISLFGMATIRGFALSSTIKKSFSINLEPYGITAQDFLNISIIQNALMYNWYSKIKPKSLEILAPASFMLEVGKIVLAHELIENKQEAGFREKIQNIASPIDLALLETEILDMTNEEVTAKIFEQWNLETELSNSILYSNAPEEGPDHIKEFARALKVVKTAVNIFNQLDDISIQNTMPILDEYGFGHDTFLMAVAKVKDNL, encoded by the coding sequence ATGAATGAATCAGTTTTTAAAAAAATCAAGGCACTTCCTCCATTAGATGATACTATTATACAGATCCAGCGCCTACATGCTGACGAAAATAGCTCGATAAATGACCTTACAAAAGTTGTCGAAAAGGACCCGATGCTAACTGCAAATATTTTGCGTTCAGCAAACTCTCCGCTTTATGGTTTTTCTCAAGAGATCACAACCATAGCAAGGGCTATTTCGCTATTTGGCATGGCTACTATCCGCGGTTTTGCACTTTCAAGTACTATTAAAAAGAGCTTTTCTATAAATTTAGAGCCCTATGGCATCACTGCGCAAGATTTTTTAAATATTTCAATTATTCAAAATGCTTTGATGTACAACTGGTATTCTAAAATCAAACCTAAGAGCCTTGAAATTCTTGCACCTGCTTCGTTTATGCTTGAAGTAGGCAAGATAGTCTTAGCTCACGAGCTAATAGAAAATAAGCAAGAAGCAGGATTTAGAGAAAAAATACAAAACATAGCAAGTCCCATCGATCTTGCTTTATTAGAGACAGAAATTTTAGATATGACAAATGAAGAGGTTACTGCTAAAATTTTTGAGCAGTGGAATCTTGAGACAGAACTAAGCAACTCTATACTTTATTCAAACGCTCCAGAAGAAGGGCCTGATCATATAAAAGAGTTTGCAAGAGCGTTAAAAGTAGTAAAAACAGCGGTTAATATCTTTAACCAACTTGACGATATCAGCATACAAAACACAATGCCGATACTTGACGAATATGGCTTTGGACACGATACATTTTTAATGGCTGTTGCTAAGGTCAAAGACAATTTGTGA
- a CDS encoding DNA-processing protein DprA, with amino-acid sequence MKLKIIPEALNRLKNPPKELNFIGDTSLLSMPKVAVVGSRKASVYTKECVTALCAALKSANVCVVSGGAIGVDITAHKAAMPRTISVFANGLDIIYPAQNKAAIREIYEKGLALSEYDEGEPPIAYRFLERNRIVVGLAQALVVAQADLRSGSMQSARLANELKIPLFVLPQRINESSGTNALLASKKAELIDDYVKFASLFGEVKEQEKADDEILKFCKNGVSLDEALSKFGEIIYEYELDGLVEILNLRVKSVL; translated from the coding sequence ATGAAGCTTAAAATCATCCCAGAGGCGCTAAATAGGCTAAAAAATCCCCCAAAAGAGCTAAATTTCATAGGCGATACCTCGCTTCTTAGCATGCCAAAAGTAGCAGTTGTTGGCTCAAGAAAGGCAAGTGTCTATACAAAAGAGTGTGTCACGGCACTTTGCGCAGCCCTAAAAAGCGCAAATGTCTGCGTGGTAAGTGGTGGGGCTATCGGCGTGGATATCACGGCGCACAAGGCTGCCATGCCACGAACTATCAGCGTTTTTGCAAATGGACTTGATATCATCTATCCAGCGCAAAATAAAGCAGCGATAAGAGAAATTTATGAAAAAGGCTTGGCTCTAAGCGAGTATGACGAGGGTGAGCCACCGATCGCTTATAGATTTTTAGAGCGAAACCGCATAGTTGTGGGGCTTGCGCAAGCTCTTGTGGTTGCACAAGCTGATCTAAGAAGTGGCTCGATGCAAAGTGCAAGGCTTGCAAATGAGCTTAAAATCCCTCTCTTTGTCCTGCCTCAGCGCATAAATGAGAGTAGTGGGACAAATGCCTTACTGGCTAGCAAAAAGGCCGAGCTTATCGATGATTACGTTAAATTTGCCTCACTTTTTGGCGAGGTAAAAGAGCAAGAAAAAGCTGATGATGAGATCTTGAAATTTTGCAAAAATGGCGTTAGCCTTGATGAAGCATTGTCTAAATTTGGCGAGATCATCTATGAGTACGAGCTTGACGGGCTAGTTGAAATTTTAAATTTAAGAGTAAAAAGCGTGCTATGA
- the queA gene encoding tRNA preQ1(34) S-adenosylmethionine ribosyltransferase-isomerase QueA codes for MSDINDISSYDYFLPNELIAKEPVLPKEEARLLVYLKKTKEIKHYKFKDLASLIPEDAAVIFNNTKVVKARILGHKQSGGACEVMLNQPLNDNKFSVYIRGRVSVGSILNFADSIKVNVLELNDDGSRVVNFTKDGVILDTARLFSELEKIGHVPLPPYIKRADTKDDESWYQSIFAKNSGAVAAPTASLHFSEQMLERIKAKHEVAYITLHVGAGTFKGVECQNINDHKMHSEFYELSEKAQEIINSNKPILGVGTTVTRCVEEFARSKQPSGFCKLFLNLNNRPIRQNYLLTNFHLPKSTLIMLVTSFIGLEETMRIYETAVSEKYRFYSYGDGMLVI; via the coding sequence ATGAGTGATATAAACGATATCTCAAGCTACGACTACTTTTTGCCTAACGAGCTCATCGCAAAAGAGCCAGTTTTGCCAAAAGAAGAGGCAAGACTGCTTGTTTATCTTAAAAAAACAAAAGAGATAAAACACTATAAATTTAAAGATCTAGCCAGTCTCATCCCAGAGGACGCAGCGGTCATTTTTAACAATACAAAGGTGGTTAAAGCGCGCATTTTAGGACACAAACAAAGTGGCGGAGCTTGCGAAGTGATGCTAAATCAACCGCTTAATGATAATAAATTTAGCGTCTATATAAGGGGCAGAGTAAGTGTTGGTAGCATTTTAAATTTTGCTGATAGCATAAAGGTAAATGTGCTTGAGCTAAATGATGATGGCTCAAGGGTGGTAAATTTCACCAAAGATGGCGTTATTTTAGATACGGCGCGACTTTTTAGCGAACTAGAAAAGATCGGTCATGTCCCACTTCCGCCATATATCAAAAGGGCTGATACAAAGGACGATGAGAGCTGGTATCAAAGTATATTTGCCAAAAATAGCGGCGCTGTCGCAGCTCCGACAGCCAGTCTGCACTTTAGCGAGCAGATGTTAGAGAGAATAAAGGCAAAGCACGAAGTCGCCTACATCACGCTTCACGTGGGCGCTGGGACATTTAAGGGCGTGGAGTGCCAAAATATAAACGACCACAAAATGCACTCTGAGTTTTATGAGCTAAGCGAAAAAGCTCAAGAGATCATAAACTCAAATAAACCTATCCTTGGCGTTGGCACGACGGTTACTAGATGCGTTGAAGAATTTGCTAGAAGCAAGCAGCCAAGTGGCTTTTGCAAGCTATTTTTAAACCTAAATAATAGACCGATCAGGCAAAACTACCTTTTAACAAATTTTCACCTGCCAAAATCAACGCTGATCATGCTAGTTACTAGCTTCATAGGGCTTGAAGAGACGATGAGAATTTACGAAACTGCAGTTAGCGAAAAGTATAGATTTTACTCTTATGGCGATGGGATGCTTGTGATATGA
- a CDS encoding divergent polysaccharide deacetylase family protein translates to MSEKKTTKKRPAKKSAGRSHNKIFLGIGVIAAILIVALIAALSIKNKDVEQISKVNEPKSEKQISKKAEQKVASKDKKQEYEKRKYPLKFDEDENLSKIFTDPKHKSELALKPKTEPKEQKKITPEIKPEVKVEAKKEEPKKEQNDTKNLLANLYKNMQSSVDTRSEAKSEEKPELKVEQIIEPFYAGKNEVKADTKTEQNKSAEANLSIKENLKHSEILKPEPTKKSEVEPSKKDKKQIYSEKPQKEGAKKDDFAVVPFTPNSSVKGRAKLVLIIDDVATFEHASMIKSLGLKITPSIFPATKTHPDTPSIARTFEFYMIHLPMQAKHFDSPEIGTLTINESFESMHEKIKKIRKDFPRAKYTNNHTGSRFTSDYDAMDKAYRALIEQGFIFVDSKTIAQTAVARAAKKYNQPYISRDIFLDDDPSASAVRRELVAAVNLAKKRGYAIAIGHPKKNTIAVIKASKNNILKDVEVVYLKDIL, encoded by the coding sequence TTGAGCGAAAAAAAGACTACAAAGAAGCGTCCTGCAAAAAAGAGTGCAGGTCGCTCTCATAATAAAATTTTCCTTGGTATCGGCGTCATTGCTGCTATTTTGATAGTAGCACTCATCGCAGCTCTTAGCATCAAAAATAAAGATGTTGAGCAGATAAGCAAAGTAAATGAGCCAAAGAGCGAGAAGCAAATTTCAAAAAAAGCAGAGCAAAAAGTTGCTAGCAAAGATAAAAAACAAGAGTATGAAAAGAGAAAATACCCTCTAAAATTTGATGAAGATGAAAATTTAAGTAAAATTTTTACCGATCCTAAACACAAAAGCGAACTTGCTTTAAAGCCAAAAACTGAGCCAAAAGAGCAAAAAAAGATAACTCCTGAGATAAAACCTGAAGTAAAAGTAGAAGCTAAAAAAGAAGAGCCAAAAAAAGAGCAAAACGATACTAAAAATTTGCTTGCAAATTTATATAAAAATATGCAAAGTAGCGTAGATACAAGATCTGAAGCAAAGAGTGAAGAAAAGCCAGAATTAAAGGTCGAGCAAATAATCGAGCCATTTTACGCAGGCAAAAATGAAGTAAAAGCAGATACAAAAACAGAGCAAAATAAAAGCGCTGAAGCAAATTTAAGCATAAAAGAAAATTTAAAGCATAGTGAAATTTTAAAACCAGAACCTACTAAAAAAAGTGAGGTTGAACCTAGCAAAAAAGATAAGAAGCAAATTTACAGCGAAAAACCGCAAAAAGAGGGCGCGAAAAAAGATGACTTTGCGGTTGTGCCATTTACTCCAAATAGCAGTGTAAAAGGGCGTGCCAAGCTAGTGCTAATAATCGATGATGTAGCGACATTTGAGCACGCTAGCATGATAAAGTCGCTTGGTCTAAAGATAACGCCGTCTATTTTTCCAGCGACAAAAACTCACCCAGATACACCTTCGATCGCTAGAACGTTTGAGTTTTATATGATACATCTGCCGATGCAGGCAAAGCACTTTGATAGTCCAGAGATAGGCACTCTTACGATAAACGAGAGCTTTGAGAGTATGCATGAAAAGATAAAAAAGATACGCAAAGACTTCCCGCGCGCAAAATATACAAACAACCACACAGGATCACGATTTACTAGTGATTATGACGCGATGGACAAGGCTTATAGAGCGCTGATAGAGCAGGGCTTTATCTTTGTTGATAGTAAGACGATTGCTCAAACAGCCGTGGCAAGGGCTGCGAAAAAGTATAATCAGCCTTACATTTCAAGAGATATATTTTTAGATGATGATCCATCGGCTAGTGCGGTTAGGCGTGAGCTTGTAGCTGCTGTAAATTTAGCCAAAAAAAGGGGCTACGCGATCGCCATCGGACACCCAAAGAAAAACACTATCGCAGTGATAAAAGCTAGCAAAAACAATATCTTAAAAGATGTAGAAGTTGTTTATCTAAAAGATATTTTATGA
- a CDS encoding RNB domain-containing ribonuclease, which yields MKEFLTSLLVGIKEKEISNEDKEVLRNLLNFGVVSLHKDKFYLNNGYVCGKLDISQNATGFIMPFDKRFKQDIIVENKNLNNSHLGDIVLAKLLPLKKKRQSAKIVMSLKLANETSVVYTKRFGAAILGVNLKTGLSTTLKATQKSLKMLPLGTLLKINNLNNEIVEVLGNLEDPLSDEKISLAIYNKNDKFSEACELEAKAFGDEVDASMYPNRVDLRNLEFCTIDPVDAKDFDDAIYFDEKKREIYVAIADVSEYVTAYSAIDSEAKKRGFSIYFPHISVPMLPRALSENICSLKPDVPRLAFCFKISLDANNDVKKEELFEAIILSKRRFNYDEIDEILEGKRECEISWIKPLFKLTTKLRKKRLLHAFDFRTKELRMSLDEEGQILQTRFESDSDSHRLVEDCMLLANKAAAKLITKGVFRNHASPDFKKIDTLLEDLQLLGLDFAYESDLANLIRKIQAKADELGNREEIDKLIIKSQKKAEYSSENLGHFGLGFDRYTHFTSPIRRYSDLILHRLLKAKISKDDKLYNFLLLNIQSTCATLSELEREADKVAYDFMDRKFARWAAANIGKEVRCYVSENQNVLVAKLDDYFVGARIFITGYSANLLQKLVVKITEADIASAKIFAKVVRKIDV from the coding sequence GTGAAAGAATTTTTAACATCACTTCTCGTTGGCATCAAAGAAAAAGAGATATCAAACGAAGACAAAGAGGTCTTACGTAATCTCCTAAACTTTGGTGTCGTAAGCTTACATAAAGATAAATTTTACCTAAACAACGGCTATGTCTGCGGCAAGCTTGACATCAGCCAAAACGCAACTGGCTTTATCATGCCATTTGACAAGCGCTTCAAGCAAGATATCATCGTCGAAAATAAAAATTTAAACAACTCTCACCTTGGCGATATCGTGCTAGCAAAGCTTTTGCCACTTAAGAAAAAACGCCAAAGTGCTAAAATAGTGATGAGCCTAAAGCTTGCAAATGAGACAAGCGTGGTCTATACAAAACGCTTTGGGGCGGCTATTTTAGGGGTAAATTTAAAAACAGGGCTAAGCACAACCCTAAAGGCAACGCAAAAAAGCCTAAAGATGCTCCCGCTTGGGACGCTACTAAAGATAAACAACCTAAACAACGAAATAGTCGAGGTTTTAGGAAATTTAGAAGATCCGCTAAGCGATGAGAAAATTTCGCTTGCTATTTATAATAAAAATGATAAATTTAGCGAGGCTTGCGAGCTTGAAGCAAAGGCATTTGGCGATGAAGTCGATGCTAGCATGTATCCAAACAGGGTTGATCTAAGAAATTTAGAGTTTTGTACGATCGATCCAGTCGATGCCAAAGACTTTGACGATGCCATATATTTTGATGAGAAAAAGCGCGAAATTTACGTCGCAATTGCCGATGTAAGCGAGTATGTGACCGCATATAGCGCCATTGATAGCGAGGCTAAAAAAAGAGGCTTTTCTATTTACTTTCCGCACATCTCAGTGCCGATGTTGCCGCGTGCGCTTAGTGAAAATATCTGCTCGCTAAAGCCAGACGTACCACGCCTTGCATTTTGTTTTAAAATTTCACTCGATGCAAACAATGATGTAAAAAAAGAGGAGCTTTTTGAGGCGATCATCCTTTCAAAAAGGCGCTTTAACTACGACGAGATCGATGAAATTTTAGAAGGTAAAAGAGAGTGTGAAATTTCATGGATCAAGCCACTTTTTAAACTCACCACGAAGCTTCGCAAAAAAAGGCTTTTGCACGCATTTGACTTCAGGACAAAAGAGCTTAGAATGAGCCTTGATGAAGAGGGTCAAATTTTGCAAACTAGGTTTGAAAGCGACTCCGACTCACATAGACTTGTTGAAGACTGCATGCTTTTAGCAAACAAGGCCGCCGCAAAGCTCATCACAAAGGGCGTTTTTAGAAACCACGCTTCGCCTGATTTTAAAAAGATAGATACCTTGCTTGAGGACTTGCAGCTTTTGGGGCTTGATTTTGCCTACGAGAGCGACCTTGCAAATTTGATAAGAAAGATCCAAGCAAAGGCCGATGAACTAGGCAACCGCGAAGAGATAGATAAGCTCATCATCAAGTCTCAAAAAAAGGCTGAATACTCAAGTGAGAATTTAGGCCACTTTGGGCTTGGATTTGATAGATACACGCACTTTACAAGCCCTATTAGACGCTATTCTGACCTTATTTTACACAGGCTTTTAAAGGCTAAAATTTCAAAAGATGATAAGCTTTACAACTTCTTGCTTTTAAACATCCAAAGCACATGTGCAACCTTAAGTGAGCTTGAAAGAGAGGCTGACAAGGTGGCCTACGACTTTATGGATAGGAAATTTGCGCGTTGGGCAGCTGCAAATATCGGCAAAGAGGTGCGCTGCTACGTGAGCGAAAACCAAAATGTCTTAGTTGCCAAGCTTGATGATTACTTTGTTGGAGCTAGGATTTTCATCACTGGATACAGCGCAAATTTACTTCAAAAGCTTGTCGTAAAGATCACAGAGGCCGACATCGCGAGCGCTAAAATTTTTGCAAAAGTAGTAAGAAAGATCGATGTATAG
- the ilvC gene encoding ketol-acid reductoisomerase, which yields MAINVYYDKDCDLSLIQGRKVAIIGFGSQGHAHAENLRDNGVSVVIGLAKGGKSWAKAEAKGFEVKTVSEATKGADVVMILTPDELQAEIYKNEIEPNLKDHAAIAFGHGFNVHFGQIKAPANIDVIMIAPKAPGHTVRSEFVRGGGIPDLIAVEQNASGKAKEIALSYACGIGGGRTGIIETTFKDETETDLFGEQAVLCGGLCALVNAGFDTLVEAGYEPEMAYFECLHELKLIVDLMYQGGMADMRYSISNTAEYGDYVSGVRVVGEESRKAMKEVLREIQNGKFAKDFILERKAGYVRMNAERGIAERSLLNKTGKKLRAMMPWITNGKLIDQSKN from the coding sequence ATGGCTATAAATGTTTATTATGATAAAGACTGTGATTTAAGCCTTATTCAGGGTAGAAAAGTAGCAATTATCGGCTTTGGCTCACAAGGTCACGCACACGCTGAAAATTTAAGAGATAATGGTGTAAGTGTCGTAATCGGTCTTGCAAAAGGCGGTAAAAGCTGGGCAAAAGCTGAGGCTAAAGGCTTTGAAGTAAAAACTGTAAGTGAAGCTACAAAAGGCGCTGATGTAGTTATGATCCTAACACCAGATGAGCTTCAAGCTGAAATTTATAAAAACGAGATCGAGCCAAATTTAAAAGATCACGCTGCTATCGCATTTGGACATGGTTTTAACGTTCATTTTGGACAGATCAAAGCTCCAGCAAACATAGACGTCATCATGATCGCTCCAAAAGCTCCAGGACACACAGTTAGAAGTGAATTTGTAAGAGGTGGTGGCATACCTGATCTTATCGCTGTTGAGCAAAATGCAAGTGGAAAGGCTAAAGAGATCGCTCTAAGCTATGCTTGCGGCATAGGTGGCGGTAGAACTGGCATCATTGAGACAACATTTAAAGATGAAACTGAAACAGATTTATTTGGCGAGCAAGCTGTGCTTTGCGGTGGTCTTTGCGCACTTGTAAATGCTGGCTTTGATACACTTGTAGAGGCTGGATATGAGCCTGAGATGGCGTATTTTGAGTGCTTGCACGAACTAAAACTAATCGTTGATCTAATGTATCAAGGTGGCATGGCTGATATGCGCTACTCTATCTCAAACACAGCTGAATACGGCGACTACGTAAGCGGCGTAAGAGTAGTTGGCGAAGAGAGCAGAAAAGCTATGAAAGAAGTTTTAAGAGAAATTCAAAACGGTAAATTTGCAAAAGACTTCATCCTAGAGAGGAAAGCAGGATATGTTAGAATGAATGCTGAGCGCGGTATAGCAGAGAGAAGCTTGCTAAATAAAACTGGCAAAAAACTTCGCGCAATGATGCCTTGGATAACTAACGGCAAACTTATAGATCAAAGCAAAAACTAA